TAactaaaataatgtaaaaatacgagtaacttataaaaaaataggaATTATTTCCGTGCAAATTCCGACGGATTCACTTCGTCTCCCTTGCCGTATGCGAAATCGGTTGATTGCGCGCTGTCAGTGTAGCCAACACTATGCAATATCACCTTATTAACATTAATTAATCGGAGGGTAcaaacaatatatacatatagagatTTAGTTGATACTGTGtgtcaaatattgaaatattagtaaaataatttaatataagttgtatttattatttttttactgttgATATTAAAGTTCCTTTAATTAAAAGGGTCTTATGTCCATCTATTGTGAATTTAGTATTTAATTCGACACCTAAAAGTATACCTAACTCCTATTATCTATGAATTTGTTATTTCAGTGTTAAATGGATAAGATATTTATTACACATTTACAAAATCAATCAAATAACGTCAAAAAATGTGTGCTTGCATCAATTCTAATATATGGCAAGAACACGCAGACAACATTCCCGGAATGCATAGGGGTTAAAGtatattataaaagtaaatgtattatatgcattatatatatCTGGCAGCATTTACCAATGGCTCAATCGGTTTCAGGCGGTATTAACTTTGGGATAAGAATTTAGATATGAATAAATCGTAGTAATTGGAAATACTTTTGCATTACTcatgtgtttatttttgtttttaagccaACTAAAAGTTGCATATAGATGCCAAGTAAAGTTTCTACAAAAATGACGGAAAAGCACACAAATATTTCCGCTGCTTCTGAACTGGTGGAGATCCAACTTCCTGCTGGATTTGCAGCAATGGAAACTCAAGTTGCTGGTCATACGTTTGATACATCTTCTTTAGGTCTTTTGCAAGACAAGGGTGGCTGCGTGCTTAAACCATTAGGCAAGCCGGAATGTGGAGAACGTGAgaagaatttttatgaaaatcttCAAGAAGCTGAAAAATCAAATGATTCAAATATATTGCAGCTGCTTAGTTCATTTGTGCCAAAATACCATAAAACAGTGACATTGGTTGTTAATAACCGTCAGCACACTTTCTTGAAAATGGAAGATCTCACAAAAGGTATGCGAAAACCTTGTATAATGGATATTAAAGTGGGTAAGCGAACTTGGGATCCTATGGCATCTGAACAAAAACGTCGTGTAgaagaacaaaaatatttacgctGCAAACAAGTTTTGGGGCTTTGTATTCCGGGCTTCCAGGTTTATACGCACAAAGATTGCAAAGTGCTTCGCTTTAGCAAAGAGTATGGTAAAAATTTGGATTGTGATGGTTTCCGCGCGACAATTGCACTCTTCATAAATGCTCAAAATGGAGAAGTTTATAGACCActggtttttgaaatattaaaagagtTATACAGAATACGAGAATGGTTTAAGGTGCAAACAGTATACAATTTCTATGCAAGTTCCTTATTGATAGTATACGACTATGAACTCCTGGAAAAATTCCTACTTCAAAATAATTCACACCAAGGTAATGGCATTTCACAATTGACAAATGGTGATATAGAGGATAATCGTAGCGTAAACCTAAATGCACCCGAAAACACTGAATATAAAGCAAGTGGTGCACAATGGGTTAAAGTAAAAATGATAGATTTCGCACACGTTTTTCCCACAACAAACCAGTCTTTAGATACCAATTATATTTTCGGATTAGAAAATCTAATCGTGGTATTCGAAGAACTGATGAACCGATAACAAATTTGGCACAATAAgcaatctaaaatattttgcataaagaCTTTCTGGAAGACTATTGTTATTTATACCCCTTACATACACAACATTATGACCCAAAATGTCGCCAATAactcttgtatatatatatatatatatgtttccgAACAAGTATAGGAATTCTAATATAATTGAATATTGTTAATAAAACAGGAGAAAAGtattaatgaataaaataataaattttctaattcaGCTTTTTAGTTCAAAAAGGGAAAGAACGCGTAAAGCAAAAAGTGCAGTGATTCATCTTAATTGCTGAGTATGAACTGATATTAATAATAACATCTTAAAAGAATAAAACGAAAACACTCACCTCGGAAAATGCTGCCTACTAATGAAAACGgaaaattttagttgaaataaaattatttctatatataatatttcggaATTATTGTTACATCTAAAAAATCATTTTACGGCTACAGTTgtagtttttaatattgtaaaaaatgtttccCAGCTATATAGACGCACCTTAAAGCATATAGTCCAGCTCATATCGTTCATATTGATTCTTTGGATCGTTAGTAATCCTTGGATAACCTGCTATTAATGCATCTTGCCCGCCAATATAAAGAGAGTTGTAAATTTTCCAATACACATCTCGGACCTTACGTGCCGGATGAAATAGGCCCTGCAGTGTATATTGCAAAATTTTGATGGGACCGAGTGAAACACGTAGTCCATCAACAGCATCCATAAATGCCTGAACTAAATGAGGtgatgtttcaaaaatatttggccAAACGTAATTCAGCAAATGAATTAATGCGTCCTCACATCCGAAACCATAAACCCCGAGTGCCATATGCTTTATAGCAGCACAAGCAGTTTGTCGATGCACTAAATCGCGGTCCATTAACGCGTCTTCCAATAGGGGACATACGGCATAAATGTAGTCTTTTCCCATTTCACCTATGTACTCAAAGAGAAAAGAAAGCGATTTAAGTACTCCATTTTGCACGTTCAGTTCTGGGACGCGGTACTCATTCATTAATGCTGGGAGCACTGTAAAGGGTCGACAAGTTTCAGCCACAATAGCAATAGCTACTGTAGTACATACACGATTCTGACGTTCTTGTACTTTCAAATTATTCAACAGAGTTGCGAGTACATCATGTGGACCGATTGCTTTAGCTATGTAACCAAATGTGTTCACTGTAGCGCGACGAATAGCTTTTTTATGCGCTTTAAGCAATTCAAGTAACTCAAAGCATATACGCATCCATTCACGTGCTGAAACGTATTCGGGTCCACGATCCGCAATTCTTCCGACTAAATCAATACAGTTCTCTTGTACTTTCTCATGACGATTCTTCAGGATAGGTGTCAGTCGTGGGAGTAAATCTTTAATGGGTGGTGTCATTTTAGTCATACCAATAACATTAACGATTGCTTTAAGCGCACCCAAAATACTACCCAAAACCTCTGGGTATTCCTCTCCCAAATACTCGTATAATACAACACCTAAATGTCCCATTAATTTTTCTTCTTGACAGGTCTTCATAACTATGGCAATGCGTGATATTAAATCTGCAGCTTGTTGACGCACTTTCGCCGACTTATTATTTAAACGCCAAAGAATCGTTCCGCAAATTTGTGGTAAATATGGCTTAACTCGTTTGCCTAACTGATTGACAATTGTACCAAAACCATTTAACATGACCACGTCTTCGGTGGTTTGTTCTTGAAAAGCATATAGGATACCATCAATAAGTTGCTCCTCTAAACGTGAATCAATGTCTGCAGCCCCTAGATTACCCATAATCTTCTCTATGGTTTCCATTACCATTTTGCGATACTGTTCGTTTTCATCTTTTAGATCATCAACAACACGATTAATGATTTCAGAAGCGCCAACTTTATTGGCAATTTCTACCGTGGTGTCTACCAACTGTCTATAATTGCGACGATCCAAAGCCATTCGGTGATTCCAAAAGAACTTAAAGAAGTGTGGTAAAATCTCTTCTTTAATATATTGCGCCTCCACACCGTCAGTAGCGCAACACTGTTTTACTACCTTCAATACAATCTTTTTCATTTCTTCATCGGGCGACTGAAATTCACGAATCAAAATCAACATCACTTCACGGGTATAATAGTTGGCATACTCAGCATCCATTAATGGAATTAAATAACCAATAGCTTTTAAAAAAGCAGCTAAACCTTTACCGCGATGTGTACGAATACCCTTCCATAAGGGCTTCAAAACAGAATCAAAAGATTCAATGCCATAAGGCGTAGCTGCTTCCGCTAATGCAGCAATGGCCAAGGCTGTAATGGTTCGAACTTTTTGTTGTTCATCCACTAATCCATGTTCGATAATTTCTACCAAAGCTTTTAAATGCGGTAAAATAGCACAGCCCATTAAAATAGCAATTTGTTGCACGATTTTTATACCGGTATGACGAGCTTGCCATGATTTTTTCGACTTACACACAGCTTTGAGAAACGGTAGTAAGGATGGAATACCTAATGCCGACGCCACAACAGCGAACGCTCGTGCTGTTGTATTACGGACATATTCATCGATGTTGTCGATATCAGGACGCATTGTCGAAATCATAGTGGCAAGACCTGCCGCTTTGGCGAGATTCGAAATTATTTCTCGGCCTTCTACACGGGCATAGTAATCTTCATCAATTAGCAATGGCTCAATAACGACaagaattttatgtacataaggACGAACTAAGTCATCCAACTTATATAAGACACGATCGATAACTTTTACAAGTAAATGTCGTTCTTGATCTTCAAGCGTTGGAGACATAAGTAGCGGAAGAATTTGATTAAATAGTGGTCCCGCTCCAAACTCACGTGCCTTGTCTGTTATTTGACGAAGTGATGACTTACGCATTGGAGGTGAACCATTTTTAATAGTTAGAAGCAACTTCATTATTTTTCGCTCCTTAGCCTCTTCTGGAGAAAGACTATCTTCATCCACGTCCACAAGTAGTTTATCGAAATATTGAGCATCTTCTGGTTTCATAAAGGGTAAGTTTTGACCTTTTGGTTGGTTGTCCATAAATTTGGCATTTTTATCTTCGACTTGAATAAAAAATCCAGCAGGGGTACCCGCAATTGGTGTCGGTGTGGCCATTAACTTACGGCCAGGTGTGCGTAATGGCACATAACCAGCAGGCGGTGGTAATATTTTATACCCAGGCGGAAACATTTGATCAAGCTCCTCATCAGTTAGTGGTCGATTGCGTTCATCTATTTCTTTTTCCCAACGGTAAGCCTGGAGTTGCTCTGGTGTCATAGCGGCTAATGCGCCCGGAGTTGGAGTGGCCATGGCCATTGCCTTTACTCCAATGGGTGTGGTACCACCCGGTGTTAAGAGTGGTGTTACGTGACCTGGCGTGGTATGTGGAGTCATACTTGGTGTAAGGCTAGGCGTCATTGCAGAAGAGGGTGTCATTGACGGTGTTGCATTTGATGGAGTCTCGTCCCAACGTGATCTTCTTTTTGAAGCGCCTGGTGTTGATTCGGCAACAACATTATCACTTGTACCCCGATCTGGCTTTGGGGTCTCTGCCCAACCGCTATGACCGGGAGTTTCACGTTCCGTTTTTGGAGTTTCATCCCAACGATTGCGACGAGCTGATTTTTCGTGCCCAGGTGTCTCATGGCTTGGCGTCATTGGATGTGCCGGAGTTGCGTCCCAAATGCGTGTCCCTAAACCTGGGGTAGCCCCAGGTGTTTCACTACCTTTATGGCCAGGTGTTTCATCCCAGCGATGATCACCTGgtgttttctaaaaaaaaaaaacggaataaattaaattaaacatcataaaattttaaaatttttagtcttACATCTTCCCAAGTAGGGGTTGCTGCACTATTAGGTGTGGCAGATACCTTTGCAGGTACAAAACTTTCGCTAACAGTTTGATCCCAACGTCCACGCTTACGTGTTGTCGGTTCTTTGGTCGCCTCCCCATTCGAAGTTTTTACCAATGTACCTTCCTTAGATTTCTCTTGTATTTTTCTGCGAAGctgcaaatatgaaaaaaggaaataatttttaattttgtaatttcaacTAAGCTACTCACCTCACTTTCCTCCCCTTTGAGCATTTGCTCACGCATTATATCGGGATATGTTCTTGATCCAATATCAGGTGTCTTTCCGCCTAGGTTagattataaaaagtaaatgatttatttaattaaacaaaatatgagTTTTATTTACCATCAGCAAAGGGATCTGCACGCTCAGGAGATATAATAATACGACGTCTTTTTTGTCTATATTCATCCTCTCTATCTGCTATGGTCGGCCGTCGTCTATCCGCCATGGGATCAACATCTTCCTTACCCTGAGTGACATCTTTTAAAACGGATATGGGTGCCGTATAAGTTGTACGCTTTTGGGGTACAGGGAATCCATCATCTTCGTCTTCATCCATTTCGTCGTTAGCTGCAATTGAGGTGTTATAGCCCTCATAGCGATTCTTTCCTTTACCGCCGCCCTCATCGTATAATTCTGTATCATAAAATCCACCAGTGTCTAATAAGCCAACTCCAGTCGatgcatttttttgaatttccttTTTCTTGGTTTGAATATCGGCAATTTGAGCCTCAATATCTATaaagaacaaataaataaagagattttattaaattcagaGTAACTTTTCTTCTTATAGCAAAAGGTTAATCAATACAATAAAAACGAGGTGAATCGATCCATTATTTAGacctcacaaatacaaactttcCCTACGGGGTATGGTAATTATAAATTACACCTATGACTTACTGATTTATAATTtccaatatttaataaaaataagcttACCTTCTTGTGTTCGGggaatattttccatatttttcaaCGTTCACTAAACGTAGAGCGAAAAATAAGCGCTAGTagctaaattaatttaatgtcaAAACTATGATAAACACGTTGCcatatgttttattattaaattctttatgaatacaaaattaaatgatttaattacaaatgttTCGTAGATATTAActttacaatttgtttttagatatatgtataagcaaaatatatttattcttaaatattttttaaggatttaaaattatttaatatattaataatggGAATAAAATGATAATCGATATATATAGCAgtgaagtaaaaatttattgaaattatcacAAGTAAGAGAAATGTTggattttaatgcattttttatacaaataaataataatactcatAAAAATCACTCCGGTAGACtaactaataattaaaaaaaaagttaaatgcaGCTGTATAAATATCTTTAACAGTTTAATGGTAGTGCAACCATGTGAAGAAAACAATGCTTGGCAACTCGTTAGCCGGTAAAATCTCTTTTCTGGCAAGTATTTGGCAATTCTCTGCCGGGCgtacaattttttcacattgATAATCTGTCGAAACATTCTATGGTCAttgtatatttaagaaaaatgtggAAGtactttgtatttatttgcgtCTTCCTACAAACTTCAAACGCTGTGTTGGAGTCCGATGCTAATACTTTGGTTTTGCTAGATAATTTAGCAATTCGAGAAACCCATTCCATTT
The sequence above is drawn from the Bactrocera oleae isolate idBacOlea1 chromosome 5, idBacOlea1, whole genome shotgun sequence genome and encodes:
- the Ipk2 gene encoding inositol polyphosphate multikinase, whose amino-acid sequence is MPSKVSTKMTEKHTNISAASELVEIQLPAGFAAMETQVAGHTFDTSSLGLLQDKGGCVLKPLGKPECGEREKNFYENLQEAEKSNDSNILQLLSSFVPKYHKTVTLVVNNRQHTFLKMEDLTKGMRKPCIMDIKVGKRTWDPMASEQKRRVEEQKYLRCKQVLGLCIPGFQVYTHKDCKVLRFSKEYGKNLDCDGFRATIALFINAQNGEVYRPLVFEILKELYRIREWFKVQTVYNFYASSLLIVYDYELLEKFLLQNNSHQGNGISQLTNGDIEDNRSVNLNAPENTEYKASGAQWVKVKMIDFAHVFPTTNQSLDTNYIFGLENLIVVFEELMNR
- the Sf3b1 gene encoding splicing factor 3B subunit 1, with the protein product MENIPRTQEDIEAQIADIQTKKKEIQKNASTGVGLLDTGGFYDTELYDEGGGKGKNRYEGYNTSIAANDEMDEDEDDGFPVPQKRTTYTAPISVLKDVTQGKEDVDPMADRRRPTIADREDEYRQKRRRIIISPERADPFADGGKTPDIGSRTYPDIMREQMLKGEESELRRKIQEKSKEGTLVKTSNGEATKEPTTRKRGRWDQTVSESFVPAKVSATPNSAATPTWEDKTPGDHRWDETPGHKGSETPGATPGLGTRIWDATPAHPMTPSHETPGHEKSARRNRWDETPKTERETPGHSGWAETPKPDRGTSDNVVAESTPGASKRRSRWDETPSNATPSMTPSSAMTPSLTPSMTPHTTPGHVTPLLTPGGTTPIGVKAMAMATPTPGALAAMTPEQLQAYRWEKEIDERNRPLTDEELDQMFPPGYKILPPPAGYVPLRTPGRKLMATPTPIAGTPAGFFIQVEDKNAKFMDNQPKGQNLPFMKPEDAQYFDKLLVDVDEDSLSPEEAKERKIMKLLLTIKNGSPPMRKSSLRQITDKAREFGAGPLFNQILPLLMSPTLEDQERHLLVKVIDRVLYKLDDLVRPYVHKILVVIEPLLIDEDYYARVEGREIISNLAKAAGLATMISTMRPDIDNIDEYVRNTTARAFAVVASALGIPSLLPFLKAVCKSKKSWQARHTGIKIVQQIAILMGCAILPHLKALVEIIEHGLVDEQQKVRTITALAIAALAEAATPYGIESFDSVLKPLWKGIRTHRGKGLAAFLKAIGYLIPLMDAEYANYYTREVMLILIREFQSPDEEMKKIVLKVVKQCCATDGVEAQYIKEEILPHFFKFFWNHRMALDRRNYRQLVDTTVEIANKVGASEIINRVVDDLKDENEQYRKMVMETIEKIMGNLGAADIDSRLEEQLIDGILYAFQEQTTEDVVMLNGFGTIVNQLGKRVKPYLPQICGTILWRLNNKSAKVRQQAADLISRIAIVMKTCQEEKLMGHLGVVLYEYLGEEYPEVLGSILGALKAIVNVIGMTKMTPPIKDLLPRLTPILKNRHEKVQENCIDLVGRIADRGPEYVSAREWMRICFELLELLKAHKKAIRRATVNTFGYIAKAIGPHDVLATLLNNLKVQERQNRVCTTVAIAIVAETCRPFTVLPALMNEYRVPELNVQNGVLKSLSFLFEYIGEMGKDYIYAVCPLLEDALMDRDLVHRQTACAAIKHMALGVYGFGCEDALIHLLNYVWPNIFETSPHLVQAFMDAVDGLRVSLGPIKILQYTLQGLFHPARKVRDVYWKIYNSLYIGGQDALIAGYPRITNDPKNQYERYELDYML